A single Nicotiana tabacum cultivar K326 chromosome 5, ASM71507v2, whole genome shotgun sequence DNA region contains:
- the LOC107781970 gene encoding transcription factor bHLH106-like codes for MQQENMLENLDFGHHLTQNKSNENMGEYGFDIPAIKSFCSSSFYSQAVKFQETVESITTPEARAIAASKNHKEAERRRRERINSHLDRLRTLLSCNSKTDKASLLAKVVQRVRELKQQTSEIMQLDETNFPSETDEITVLSSNDCLADGRLLIKASLCCEDRFDLIPDLIETLKSLGLSPLRAEMVTLGGRIRNVIVLAVDKDHSSDESLLFLRDTLRSIVQPSSYGTGERSKRRRVLDQGTSNY; via the exons CTAGAAAACTTGGATTTTGGCCATCATTTGACCCAAAATAAATCAAACGAGAATATGGGAGAATATGGTTTTGATATTCCAGCTATCAAAAGCTTTTGTAGCTCATCATTTTACTCTCAAGCAGTGAAATTTCAAGAAACTGTAGAGAGTATTACTACTCCCGAGGCAAGAGCTATCGCTGCTTCTAAGAATCATAAAGaagctgaaagaagaagaagagaaaggatTAATTCTCATCTTGATAGACTCAGAACCCTACTTTCCTGCAATTCAAAG acaGATAAAGCATCTTTGCTAGCCAAAGTGGTTCAACGTGTGAGGGAGTTAAAACAACAGACTTCAGAAATCATGCAACTTGATGAAACAAACTTCCCTTCTGAAACTGATGAAATCACAGTTCTATCATCAAATGATTGCTTAGCTGATGGGAGATTACTCATTAAGGCTTCTCTTTGTTGCGAGGATCGGTTCGATCTCATCCCTGACCTAATCGAAACCCTAAAATCGCTCGGATTGAGTCCTCTTAGAGCTGAAATGGTCACATTAGGAGGGAGAATTCGTAATGTGATTGTATTAGCTGTTGATAAAGATCATAGTAGTGATGAGTCTCTCTTGTTCTTGAGAGATACTTTGAGGTCTATAGTACAACCTTCGAGTTATGGTACTGGTGAACGGTCTAAAAGGCGAAGAGTATTAGATCAAGGAACATCAAATTACTAG